One genomic window of Methyloceanibacter sp. wino2 includes the following:
- a CDS encoding TetR/AcrR family transcriptional regulator, whose product MFEEFSRRNRAVMAAMSLAAKRDWGDVGLNDIAKEANLTIADLRREFVCKNEILRAFQTEVDAQVLARTKPAGPDDTVRDQVFEALMTRFEVMAPHKEALKRIAAYLRCRPGEASMFACSRMVTQYWTLANAGAKLDGPTALVRIAGLSAVYGKAFSTWLDDDSPSLDKTMATLDRGLTNGERGMQSLEKACETVCGLVRGLKRNFGGKGTPDGKPSPDSGPVPSSA is encoded by the coding sequence ATGTTCGAGGAATTCTCCAGACGGAACCGGGCGGTGATGGCGGCCATGTCGCTCGCGGCCAAGCGCGATTGGGGTGACGTCGGCCTCAACGATATCGCCAAGGAAGCAAATCTGACCATCGCGGACCTGCGCCGGGAGTTCGTCTGCAAGAACGAGATCCTGCGCGCGTTCCAAACCGAGGTCGATGCTCAGGTTCTGGCTCGGACCAAACCCGCCGGACCCGACGACACCGTTCGCGATCAGGTGTTCGAGGCTTTGATGACGCGCTTCGAGGTGATGGCGCCGCACAAAGAGGCGCTGAAGCGCATTGCGGCCTATCTGCGCTGCCGGCCGGGCGAGGCCTCGATGTTCGCGTGCTCGCGGATGGTGACGCAGTATTGGACGCTTGCGAATGCTGGCGCGAAGCTCGATGGTCCGACGGCCTTGGTGCGCATCGCCGGCCTGTCCGCCGTCTACGGCAAGGCGTTCAGCACTTGGCTCGACGACGACTCGCCGTCGCTGGACAAGACCATGGCGACGCTCGATCGCGGTCTGACGAACGGGGAGCGCGGCATGCAAAGCCTCGAGAAGGCCTGCGAGACCGTGTGCGGGCTCGTGCGCGGCTTGAAGCGGAACTTCGGAGGTAAGGGCACGCCCGACGGCAAGCCATCACCCGATTCCGGACCGGTTCCGTCCTCTGCTTAA
- the bluB gene encoding 5,6-dimethylbenzimidazole synthase, with amino-acid sequence MPQFDGSFRAKLYDLLRWRRDVRHFKRDPLPEGMIDRLLGLACLAPSVGLSEPWRFVLVEDPARRAAIRANFEACNAEALSMQSPDRAALYARLKLQGMDEAPVHIAVYADRETVQGYGLGRMTMPETIDYSVVTAVHTLWLAARAEGIAVGWVSIIDPAGVTAALDVPEEWIFIGYLCVGYPEAEDDTPTLQRSGWEHRHGTDDVIVRR; translated from the coding sequence GTGCCCCAGTTCGACGGCTCGTTCCGCGCGAAGCTCTACGATCTGTTGCGCTGGCGGCGGGACGTGCGGCACTTCAAGCGCGATCCGCTGCCCGAAGGCATGATCGACCGGCTGCTGGGGCTGGCCTGCCTCGCACCGTCCGTGGGCTTGAGCGAACCCTGGCGCTTCGTGCTGGTGGAGGATCCTGCACGCCGCGCCGCGATCCGCGCGAATTTCGAGGCCTGCAACGCCGAAGCGCTCTCCATGCAATCGCCGGACAGGGCGGCGCTCTATGCGCGGCTGAAGCTGCAAGGCATGGACGAGGCGCCGGTGCACATCGCGGTCTATGCGGATCGCGAGACGGTGCAGGGCTATGGGCTCGGCCGCATGACCATGCCCGAGACCATCGACTATTCGGTGGTGACGGCGGTGCACACGCTGTGGCTCGCCGCGCGCGCCGAAGGCATTGCCGTCGGCTGGGTGTCGATCATCGATCCGGCCGGCGTCACGGCGGCGCTCGACGTGCCGGAGGAGTGGATCTTCATCGGCTATCTCTGCGTGGGCTATCCGGAGGCGGAAGACGACACGCCGACGCTGCAGCGCTCGGGCTGGGAGCATCGCCACGGGACCGACGACGTGATCGTGCGCCGTTAG
- a CDS encoding ATP-binding protein: MSAVSDTARPLPEEHAKAERQGPLKWLLARFGEQMPKGLYARALIIIIAPMVLLQSVLTFVFLERHWQTVTHRLSTGTVQNIAMLIDMYEELPKKHNVATLTGLAAKNLGLRVRFAPGEDLPQVRSKPFFDLLDTTLSDELERRIGRPFWIDTVGRSDFVDIRIKLDDAVMHVLARRSQTYASNSHIFIVWMLGTSVVLLTVAILFLRNQIRPILRLAYAAESFGKGRPMPQDFKPRGAREVRQAAHAFVEMRDRIERHVEQRTLMLAGVSHDLRTILTRFRLQLAVMEEGSELDAMRADIDEMQAMLEDYMAFAKGDSGEAISYVDIGEVLNEVSSQAHGGKADLEGKTVEVRMKSEPLIVRARRHAFKRAVSNLVNNAARFADTVRITAAKADGVLTIEVEDDGPGIPEDERELVFRPFYRIDHARNQDSGSTGLGLAIARDITRIHGGDITLDQSSLGGLKAVLKVPV; this comes from the coding sequence ATGAGCGCCGTCTCCGATACCGCCCGCCCGCTCCCCGAGGAGCACGCCAAAGCCGAACGGCAAGGCCCGCTCAAATGGCTGCTGGCGCGTTTCGGCGAGCAAATGCCGAAGGGCCTCTATGCGCGCGCCCTCATCATCATCATCGCCCCGATGGTGCTGCTTCAGTCGGTCCTGACCTTCGTGTTCCTGGAACGTCACTGGCAAACCGTCACCCATCGCCTGTCGACGGGCACGGTGCAGAACATCGCCATGCTGATCGACATGTACGAGGAGCTTCCAAAGAAGCACAACGTGGCGACGCTGACGGGCCTGGCAGCGAAGAACCTGGGCTTGCGCGTGCGGTTCGCCCCCGGCGAGGATCTGCCGCAAGTCCGCTCGAAGCCGTTCTTCGACCTGCTGGACACGACCCTGTCCGATGAGTTGGAGCGGCGGATCGGCCGCCCCTTCTGGATCGACACCGTTGGCCGGTCGGACTTCGTCGACATCCGCATCAAGCTCGATGACGCCGTCATGCATGTGCTGGCGCGGCGCAGCCAGACCTACGCGTCCAACTCCCACATCTTCATCGTCTGGATGCTGGGAACGTCCGTCGTCCTGCTCACCGTGGCCATTCTGTTCTTGCGCAATCAGATCCGGCCGATCCTACGCTTGGCCTATGCGGCCGAAAGTTTCGGCAAGGGACGTCCCATGCCGCAGGACTTCAAACCGCGCGGCGCGCGTGAGGTCCGACAGGCCGCCCACGCCTTTGTCGAAATGCGCGACCGCATCGAACGTCACGTGGAGCAACGCACGCTCATGCTCGCCGGTGTCAGCCACGACCTACGCACCATCCTGACGCGCTTCCGGCTGCAGCTCGCCGTGATGGAAGAAGGATCAGAACTCGACGCCATGCGCGCCGACATCGACGAGATGCAGGCCATGCTCGAGGACTACATGGCCTTTGCGAAGGGCGACTCTGGCGAAGCCATCAGTTACGTGGACATCGGCGAGGTTTTGAACGAGGTCAGCTCGCAAGCTCATGGCGGCAAGGCCGATCTCGAAGGTAAGACCGTGGAAGTCCGCATGAAGAGCGAGCCACTCATCGTGCGCGCCCGCCGCCACGCTTTCAAGCGCGCGGTCTCGAATCTCGTCAACAACGCCGCGCGCTTTGCGGACACCGTGCGCATCACGGCCGCGAAGGCGGATGGTGTCTTGACCATCGAGGTCGAGGACGACGGCCCCGGCATCCCTGAAGACGAACGCGAGCTCGTGTTCCGGCCGTTCTACCGGATCGACCACGCGCGCAACCAGGATTCGGGATCGACGGGCCTGGGGCTCGCCATCGCCCGCGACATCACCCGCATACACGGTGGCGACATCACCCTCGATCAATCTTCTCTCGGCGGACTGAAAGCCGTGCTAAAAGTCCCGGTCTAA
- a CDS encoding branched-chain amino acid aminotransferase, whose translation MPGFDQRDGLIWFNGEMIPWDDARVHLLTHALHYGSAVFEGMRAYDGEIFDLTGHNQRLRESAEMLDFEVPYSVAELDKAAREVIAANKLSNAYVRPLAWRGSEQMGISAQKTKINVAIAAWEWGSYFDPAAIEKGMKLKFAKYRRPDPATAPVHSKAAGLYMICTIEKHRAEREGFADAVMLDWRGYVAECTGANIFFVKDGVIYTPTADCFLNGITRRTVMGLAKQRGWDVVEKHILPEELADFTECFVTGTAAEVMPVGSIGEYNFVPGEITRTLMADYAALVHPAKSIAAAG comes from the coding sequence ATGCCGGGCTTTGATCAGCGTGACGGCTTGATTTGGTTCAATGGCGAGATGATCCCGTGGGATGATGCGCGGGTGCATCTGCTGACCCATGCCCTGCATTACGGCAGCGCCGTGTTCGAAGGCATGCGCGCCTATGACGGTGAGATCTTCGACCTGACCGGGCACAATCAGCGCCTACGCGAATCCGCCGAGATGCTTGATTTCGAAGTGCCGTATTCCGTCGCAGAGCTCGACAAGGCCGCGCGCGAGGTCATCGCCGCCAACAAACTCTCCAACGCCTATGTGCGCCCGCTGGCTTGGCGCGGCAGCGAGCAGATGGGCATCTCGGCCCAGAAGACGAAGATCAACGTGGCCATCGCCGCGTGGGAATGGGGCTCCTATTTCGATCCCGCCGCGATCGAGAAGGGCATGAAGCTCAAATTCGCCAAATACCGCCGGCCGGATCCGGCGACGGCGCCGGTCCACAGCAAGGCGGCGGGTCTGTACATGATCTGCACCATTGAGAAGCACCGCGCCGAGCGCGAAGGCTTCGCCGACGCGGTCATGCTCGACTGGCGTGGTTACGTGGCCGAGTGCACGGGCGCCAACATCTTCTTCGTGAAGGACGGCGTGATCTACACGCCCACCGCCGATTGCTTCCTCAACGGCATCACGCGGCGCACCGTCATGGGCCTCGCCAAGCAGCGCGGCTGGGACGTGGTCGAGAAGCACATCCTTCCCGAAGAGCTTGCGGATTTCACCGAATGCTTCGTGACGGGCACGGCCGCCGAGGTCATGCCGGTCGGTTCCATCGGCGAGTACAACTTCGTGCCCGGCGAGATCACGCGCACGCTGATGGCCGATTACGCCGCGCTCGTGCACCCCGCGAAGAGCATTGCCGCGGCAGGCTAA
- a CDS encoding MarR family winged helix-turn-helix transcriptional regulator, producing the protein MSETPEALTKAPMEDVAAAPAERPAEGPTEDNLHSFAELLFFAYRDFTGDPDAILKDFGFGRAHHRVLHFVKRHSGLRVADLLDILNITKQSLSRVLKQLIDQGYITQKAGASDRRERLLYPTESGKALAARLAAPQMVRLRAALEAAGPEGEPAIRRFLETMINAEDRPKVSAITNPSRTHSNPPTADRKDEGKPS; encoded by the coding sequence ATGAGCGAAACACCAGAGGCCCTGACCAAGGCCCCGATGGAGGATGTGGCGGCGGCACCGGCGGAACGTCCGGCCGAGGGGCCGACCGAGGACAATCTCCACTCCTTCGCGGAACTCCTGTTCTTCGCCTATCGCGACTTCACGGGCGATCCGGATGCGATTCTCAAGGATTTCGGCTTTGGCCGCGCCCATCACCGGGTCTTGCACTTCGTCAAACGCCACTCGGGCCTGCGCGTCGCTGACCTCCTGGATATCCTGAACATCACCAAGCAGAGCCTGTCGCGCGTGCTGAAACAGCTGATCGATCAGGGCTACATCACCCAGAAGGCGGGCGCCTCGGACCGCCGGGAGCGGCTGCTCTACCCGACCGAAAGCGGCAAAGCCCTCGCGGCGCGCTTGGCCGCGCCGCAGATGGTGCGGCTTCGCGCGGCGCTGGAGGCTGCGGGCCCCGAGGGGGAGCCAGCAATTCGCCGTTTTCTGGAAACAATGATCAATGCCGAAGATCGGCCCAAAGTGTCGGCCATAACGAATCCCAGTCGGACGCATTCCAATCCGCCCACGGCGGACCGCAAGGACGAAGGCAAACCGAGTTGA
- a CDS encoding four-helix bundle copper-binding protein, translated as MKKSRAENDNDVDAPIANRRELLAGAALAGLAMPLAGSALAESGHEHHGSHHKDLTKLALDCVGYGEACVAHCIKVLGTGDTSLTDCLVSVNAMLPMCATLARYAVTDAKRLKELARVCIDVCDDCAKECDKHAAKHEECKACGDACNACIKACRKLIAA; from the coding sequence ATGAAAAAGTCGAGAGCTGAAAACGACAACGACGTCGATGCACCCATCGCAAACCGCCGCGAACTTCTCGCCGGAGCCGCTCTTGCGGGTCTTGCCATGCCGCTTGCCGGAAGCGCCCTGGCGGAATCCGGTCATGAACATCACGGCAGCCACCACAAGGATCTGACAAAGCTAGCTCTGGACTGCGTAGGGTATGGCGAAGCCTGTGTTGCGCACTGCATCAAGGTGCTGGGCACGGGCGACACCTCGCTCACGGACTGCCTCGTCAGCGTCAATGCGATGCTGCCGATGTGTGCAACGCTCGCCCGCTACGCTGTAACCGACGCCAAGCGCCTCAAGGAGCTTGCCCGCGTCTGCATCGATGTGTGCGACGACTGCGCGAAGGAATGCGACAAGCACGCGGCCAAGCACGAAGAGTGCAAGGCCTGCGGTGACGCCTGCAATGCGTGCATCAAAGCCTGCAGGAAGCTGATCGCCGCCTAG
- the proC gene encoding pyrroline-5-carboxylate reductase codes for MTIALNGPLLLVGAGKMGGALLEGWLARGLDPKTVFIQDPALPESIGELVAGHGIVAGAAPRLPQPPAVIVLAVKPALAGEVLSVIAPSVGAETVVLSIAAGRTLESLADPLPETCAVVRAMPNTPAAVGEGITVCVANAHVSEPQRQMCETLLAAVGDVVWVDEEALMDAVTAVSGSGPAYVFHLVESMEQAGLEAGLPPELAARLARATVAGAGALLKQSEHDATTLRTNVTSPNGTTAAALEVLMEEDALKKLLARAVAQAAKRSRELSS; via the coding sequence ATGACGATTGCCTTGAACGGCCCTTTGCTCCTGGTGGGCGCGGGCAAGATGGGCGGGGCGTTGCTCGAGGGCTGGCTGGCCCGCGGCCTCGACCCCAAGACCGTCTTTATCCAGGACCCGGCGCTGCCGGAGAGCATCGGCGAATTGGTGGCCGGCCATGGGATCGTCGCAGGCGCGGCGCCGCGTCTGCCGCAACCGCCCGCCGTCATCGTCCTCGCCGTGAAGCCTGCCCTTGCCGGTGAGGTTTTGAGCGTCATCGCGCCGTCGGTCGGTGCCGAGACGGTTGTCCTGTCTATTGCGGCGGGGCGGACGCTCGAAAGTCTTGCCGATCCCCTGCCGGAGACCTGCGCCGTGGTGCGCGCCATGCCCAATACGCCGGCGGCCGTCGGCGAGGGGATCACGGTGTGCGTCGCCAATGCCCATGTGAGCGAACCCCAGAGACAGATGTGCGAGACGCTGCTCGCAGCCGTCGGCGATGTGGTGTGGGTCGACGAGGAAGCGCTGATGGATGCCGTGACGGCCGTCTCGGGCAGCGGTCCGGCCTATGTCTTCCACCTCGTCGAGTCCATGGAGCAGGCAGGGCTGGAAGCGGGGCTGCCGCCGGAGCTCGCCGCGCGGTTGGCGCGCGCGACTGTGGCGGGCGCCGGTGCGCTGCTGAAGCAGTCCGAACACGACGCCACGACGCTGCGGACCAACGTGACCTCGCCCAATGGCACGACGGCGGCGGCGCTCGAAGTGCTCATGGAAGAGGACGCGCTGAAGAAGCTTTTGGCGCGCGCGGTGGCGCAGGCTGCGAAACGGTCGCGGGAGTTGTCGTCCTGA
- a CDS encoding response regulator has protein sequence MTQAIHTKPQQGAGPEDNAQHILIVDDDSRIRDLLGRYLQDRGFRVTMAVDAESARAQMRSLAFDLIVLDVMMPKESGIDFAKSLRTDNQVPILMLTARAEPEDRIQGLETGVDDYLAKPFDPRELLLRIGNILKRGAQAAPSGEIRMGNFIFHISRGELQRDGETVRLTERERELLRYFAQRPGTPVSRHELAKGSDKDADIGGERAVDVQINRLRRKIENDPANPVYLQTVRGKGYILYSE, from the coding sequence TTGACCCAAGCGATCCACACCAAACCTCAACAGGGGGCCGGTCCGGAAGACAACGCACAGCACATCCTCATCGTGGATGACGACAGCCGGATTCGGGATCTGCTGGGGCGCTACCTCCAAGACCGCGGCTTCCGGGTGACCATGGCCGTCGATGCGGAGAGCGCCCGTGCCCAGATGCGCAGTCTCGCCTTCGATCTGATCGTGCTCGATGTCATGATGCCGAAGGAATCGGGCATCGACTTCGCCAAGTCGCTGAGGACCGACAACCAGGTGCCCATCCTGATGCTGACGGCGCGCGCCGAGCCCGAGGATCGCATCCAAGGTCTGGAGACGGGCGTCGACGACTATCTCGCAAAACCCTTCGACCCGCGTGAACTGCTCCTGCGCATCGGCAACATCCTGAAGCGTGGCGCCCAGGCCGCCCCGTCGGGTGAGATCCGCATGGGCAACTTTATTTTCCATATCAGCCGCGGCGAGCTGCAGCGCGACGGCGAGACCGTGCGCCTGACCGAACGCGAGCGCGAACTCCTGCGCTACTTCGCGCAGCGGCCGGGAACGCCGGTGTCCCGCCACGAACTCGCCAAGGGGTCCGACAAGGACGCCGACATCGGCGGCGAACGCGCAGTGGACGTGCAGATCAACCGACTAAGACGCAAGATCGAAAACGACCCTGCCAATCCGGTCTATCTTCAGACCGTGCGCGGCAAGGGCTACATACTCTATTCCGAGTGA